The stretch of DNA TCCCCACCCCTACTATGAAGATCAACTGATAAAGAAATTTCTTAAACGATAACATCTGGAAATGTTAGTAAATGAAAATTTGATGGTGTCAATAATCATTGAGGAAagtttagactattaattaaaaaGCACATCTAACGAAGCACCCGAGATTTATTTTGCTTCCTCAGGGATAAAAGGGATCTCCCAGCATTATCTCCttttcactgtatatatatatatatatatatatatatatatatatatatatatatatatatatatatatatatatatatacaaacaacacagtttatttgGGCTGCAGTCagttcggaattcttttattccttcttcaagacactgtaattagaagaaagtgtaaatatttacaacatatctcaaattgtcattacaacttactagtcgttgagattatttgtataaagctacgacactcaacattaaaaacacacatataaaatataacatgtaaaataatggacaaaatacattttaaaatttagttggaaagttaaaattttgttagtgacatcttttaatggtgtgttttgactgatccatagagaacagaaaaaaaaacaaaaatagtgtgattaaaaagtaattaggagttcttgctattatattaatggaagtagtatattaaacctgtcttgatagtatgcaacatgttttgtatgcaggtgtgtatatgtaaaagtaaatcgtttatttttgatgttttgtcagtaagtaacaataaatgttgctcaatttatctatgtctgactttttatttatacaagacgtattaaattttataaaacacgttttgaatggtttttttcctttgccaaaatactgACGggctgactgcagccctaataaactgtgttgtttgtttatatcgacagtcaatattatccagtatttcttatatatatatatatatatatatatatatatatatataaagtgtgGATATTAAGTCCTACCCCCTCCCCCCCTAGTAaactccgttatttaagacaaagatgaaaagatgaaaaacgctcggacccgtcaatttttattttaatagaggtattttataacataaaaaaatttttacaacttTCATCCCTTTCACTTGACAGCtaccccctcagattttttaaatagcaatgggggtcgtgcgatagttggttggaaagggtttgaaaagaagaatCCTAAAATCTATCACACTTTACTTTAACTTTAAGGATCTGTTTGTTAATAACGATTTATTGTTTGGAGATACACTTTGCGATACAACTTCCTTTGTCCGGTtttgcttattgtaactcctaggtatttgaagtattctacttctttaaACTCAGGactttctattttgattttttctttcattggctttttccctaatcttaatactTTTGTCTTTTTTTGATTAAATCTTAGTCCCATTATTTCCCCTTTCTTTCTGATTTCTTCTAGCATTGCTTTCATTATTTTCCTGTTCTTTGAAATAGTAGCTATATCGTCTGCAtctgcaattatttgaccacctcttgttctgaaatttcctttatttgtatttcgtaatacatattctaatgctagattaaatagcgttgttgataaggcatttTGTTTCATCCGTTTATTTATagtgaattcctctgtctctcctctttatgtctttatgcttatttttgtagttctcattgtcattttatgagtttatgtggaatttttaattttctaagtGCTATCATTATTcctttccttttaattgaatcaaacggctgtttgaagtctatgaataacatttccaattcgaatttatattcgtttgctttttcaattatttgttttattgtgtgtattgcatctattgtagatcttccttctatgaatccacattggtactgtcctattTCTCTGTATTACTTtatccaattcctctaatgttggttcttttgaaatttcaatgtctacttcatctacttcgtctgcttcttcttcgtgcaccgtttccttctcgttatgcatttcttctcctgttgtttcctccgtcaatAGCTCTCTGTAGTTATCCCTCCATACCTGCTTGTATTCTTGATCCTCTATTATCACTGgtccctctctattttttattccatttgttttgtctttgtattttttgttttgttctttaatctttttgtaaacattttttgtatttctgtttgttctttcctgcttTATTTTCTGCATTTTTTCATCTACTCATCTcattttattttgccttatcactttcttagcattctttcttaatttttcatattcttctctgtaTTTCTCTTTATCTGTTCTAAGCCATTTAattctggcttgcactttttttctgttatttctcTCCCTTCTTTCGACAACAGTTTCGAACTTGGATTTAAGGTTCGAATCTGTTggtaaatgcccctttgtccgcttcttgtcggtCGACGATAATAGGTTTAATAAAATTGAATTTGTTaagtaaaagtgttgatttattgacagctactggtaattacacaatatgatgttcgttaggtaactacttatgattgactgtagtAGACTGCCCTCACATTTGTGGCATATTCGTGTATGTGCTCAACTCTTCCTCCCTATTTGGCGAAATTAGTTCTCTTCCAATTAAAAAGTGTCCTGGggttattattattctgttttccGTATCAGCGCATAAAGGTCGGGAATTTATGCAAGCCTCTATTTGAGCTAGCACTGTGCTTAGCTCTTCGTATGTTAACGAACTATCCCCAATTACTCtcttcaagtgatatttcataattttaacaGCACTTTCCCATAAACCTCCAAAATGTGGTCCATAGGCTGGTATAAAGTGCCAATGTGTTCCTAATGTTGTTAAGGAGTCTGTTAATGATGCCTTTACTTTCTCACTATTTTGGAATAACAGGTTTGCTGTTCCTACAAAGTTCTACTACTTCGAGATGTACAGCTTTTGTGGCTAGGCATACAAATACTGCTATATATCCTTTATAGCTCTTGTACCCTCTTCCTTTGGTTGCTATTATTTTGATTGGTCCGGCGTAGTCTACACCAGTATTTGCAAACGGATGAGCTTGGTTTACCCTCGCTCTTGGTAAACTTCCCATTAATTGTTGAGCCGTTTCGGCCTTATATCTTTTACATTTAACACAAGTGTTTATTTCTTCTCGCACTACTCTTTTTCCGTGCGTGATCCAAAATCTTTTCTTTATGTAGTGCAGAGTTTGTTGTATGCCTCCATGCAACGTTTTTGTATGGCAATGTTGTATTATTAGTTTACTTAATTTGCTTTTGTGAGGTATTATTAAGGGATGCTTTTCATCATGTGTTAAGTCTGAGTTCTGAAGTCTCCCTGTTACCCGTAATATGCTATGGTTATCCACATAGGGTAGTAAGTTTAGTAGTTTACTTCTCCCGTTAAGTGGTTTTCCACTCTTTAGCGTTTTTATCTCTTCTGCATAATATAATTCTTGAGTATTCTTTATTACTCTTTGCAAGGTATTTTCTAATTCGTGGACGGTGAGTTGTTCATGTTCTACCTCTCTTTTtttgcatttgtctgcaaatctaaTGCAGTGAGATAGTACTCGTTGTATTCTATTTAAATTTAAGAATCTTTCGCAGATGTCACTAATCTTGACGGTTGTGTTGGCTATTATTTctattctctttttctcttcGTCGGTATCCAATCTCTCTGGTAGTGGAAACCTAATATTTGTTTGATTTAGCCAGTTTGGCCCATTCCACCATAGGTCCATCCGCACTAAGTCCTTTGCTTTTATCCCTCTAGATAAATAGTCTGCTGGGTTTTCTTTTGTACCTACTTTAAACCAGCGATCAGGTTGTATGGTGCCTATTATTTCCGTTACTCTTTTCGCTACAAACGTTTTTCATCTATTTGGTTGTCCTTGTATCCACGCCAGAGTAATTGTGGAATCAGACCATGCATATATTTCCACGTCACTGCGATTTAGCGCTTGAATTGTTTTTTTCATGAGTCTGCTAAGCAGCAATGCTGCACACAATTCTAACCTCGGCAGTGTTGTTAAACCTTTAACTGGTGCAACTTTTGTTTTGGCTACTATACTTTACCTCAGGACATAATGTTCTAGTATATATTACTGCTCCGTATCCTTTCGTAGACGCATCAGCAAATCCATGCAATTCTATTTTTCTTGAATTGGTAAGATTATTCCACCTAGGTATTACTATCTCTTCGAGGTGTTTTAGCTGTGAGTAATACTCAATCCATCGTTTTTGAGCAGAATTATCCAATTCTTTGTCCCAACTTATCCTTTTTTTCCACAAATCTTGTATGAATATTTTTGATTGCATTATCACTGGCGCAATCCATCCTAATGGAtcatatatttttgctatttccgATAACACCAgcctctttgttattttttatgttcGGTTTTCTTTTCATGAGTCTGCTAAGCAGCAATGCTGCACACAATTCGAgctaaaacaaattttattgaacattgatttcgcgcgcgtaactggcATTCAAAAATTGTCGATTGCTTTAAACGTTGTTTCTATGAGAACGATTCATTCTGTACAAAAAATGCCAatagacatttttgtttaaaattatcttagctatattttttgtgtgaaacatttttttctatgaaaATCGTTTTTTCTGTGTCTCCCCTCTACGAGTAGGGTTTTAGAGAAAAGCTCGGGGGTAAAAGTGTCAAACTTTTTTGAATCTTATTTACAGTTACCAAGTTTTACAGTTACCAAGttacactttaatttaaaatacaataaaaaaactaatattaaacaaaaattgtatcAATAGGGCCGATTTTTATAAAGGTAAGTATCTGTGCAGTCTattgtaataaatatgattttattGATGATTTGATAACcatcaaataaaattatattttttatattattatattttatattatattttaaaattttatcagcAAATTAAAAGAACAATACATTCATTATAAATTTAATTGCGCCATTtatgtaattataatatatacaataataatgttagttaatATTTTAGTGGACAATAGTATCTGCAGATATGAGAGCCCTAAGTTTTATTCTACTTTTTGTAGTaagttactatttatttttcaatattaaaaacgtattttatttttcttaaccaagttaatttttttttaagtaggtATACAATGTCACAAAACATATTTTAAGGAATATCTCTCCATTCagtaaagatcttcgctcgtttgcGTTAAATCTtgtaatatctcgaataaggaattgtttaaaaaatcaagatacatatcaccatttaaatttccaggtataatatgataacctattaatttgttacctaaagttgctacccaaacaataactttaaaggagtgttggtaatgtgatacgcttttgactcgtggattctcatcacaccagtagtgtgcattatgggagttaaatataccttgtcgcgtaaaggtggcctcgtccgtaaaaagaatgcattttaaaaaaaattggattgtgggctgtcctttgttgcaatgtttcacaaaaatccactctaaccggtacatcatctggcaagagctcctggacttgtctgtaatgataaggatgtaattactgttttttcagtatccgccaagtacttgaggaagtatttgtttgtcttgctatattccttacgctaactgttggatcttgatcaagtaaatttaaaatattattttctttattaattgctcttgttgttcttgggctaccagaatttattttatttggtctcacattcccagtttctcgacaacgtcgttcaacggctctaaatgtttttttacttctaggaaagtttcttctaggaaacttttctgcataacgtgtcacagctgcactagaacatcctaaacattcgcctacggttaataacatgtcagtgtatttaacacttgagtacattttgatttgattttacaattaacaaggtttcaaaactctaattattgtttatttttttgtcatAATAATCAAATAATGTCAGATTTCcgtggcacacttggagaaaatggaggtatacctattagaactttatcattactaccagcatcaattattacttcataattttcaaaccaaaatattccgaaaacggtacacagtatcgagttttaccaaaagtacctttttcgtgtaaaattgaatgatgtttaagtttacctGAAATTTTGATTAACAATTATACTCTTaacaaagttatattgactaatacttagtacgatccgtgtaactagcgccctctatgagaatcagatataaaaacaaattcatggaatgtttcagcttccaaaacatattcgtataaaatttcattacaatgttgccagtagtttcggcaaaatcgtaaaaaatgcgtaaaatttttttttcttcaacgccctgtatcttgaaaacggatggcgttacaaaaatttttaactaagcaaaccccaattatttttcagttttttacctatcccagagacggggttacctttttttgaaacaccctgtacatCATGCCGTTTTTGGTTATAAGTTTGCCGATGTCAGGCCATTGTACTTGACTTATGCCCAGTATATTTATTTCGTCTAGTTTTCCTGGCTGGTACAAGCTTCTTATATTACATGTTGCAAGTCTTATTGGTCTACATTTGTGTGTTCTTAGAGGTAcaataatccaaggaaaaatctcgggaaagagaaatgtgggacgtaggaggattttctggttgcgaaatttaagggagtggtatgggtgcagttaaatacagttgttcagagctgcagccaacaaagtaaagattgctgtgatggtagccaacctccgataggagacggtactgcaagaagaagaagaggtgcAATTTTATTATCTAAACGAAGATATTGCTTGCTATCGACCTGGAAGGCCTCGtcttttatataatcttttcCTTGGTTTACGGATTCCATGATCACTAACGGTTTGCGGTTTTTGCGTATTTGTCATGATATATGACTAGGGATGTTCTGTTAAACCTTTAACGCGGTTTCcccttgccttctgcattcttTTGCCGTTGACCAATTTATTGGTTCTTCCGCCTTTGGAGACGATTTCTCAGCTCCAGGACAAAAGATTGTCCTACTACCTACCGACTCATTAGCCCAAAGCCGTTGGTTGATAAgcaggggattgcttataccgtcAATCACTCGGTCTCTATCTGCGTTATCCATCAACATTGATGTTACCAACCTTTCTGCACGTTTCGCAATCAACGATTGTTAATTAGGCAAAGCCATTTTCTCGcaaaaatattcaacaaataTAAACACAGCATGAATACGAGCACCAAAGCTAGGAGCGAACTGAACTATCGACCGATAAACAATCAAACACTGATTAAACAGTCAGCCGATAGTTTGCCGACAGATAAGTTAGAAGGAAATCGAAGAGCCCATCAAACTTTTTTTATCGGCGATACTGAATTGGTGTAATGTGCGCATATGCATACTACTTCGT from Diabrotica undecimpunctata isolate CICGRU chromosome 4, icDiaUnde3, whole genome shotgun sequence encodes:
- the LOC140438979 gene encoding uncharacterized protein, coding for MDLWWNGPNWLNQTNIRFPLPERLDTDEEKKRIEIIANTTVKISDICERFLNLNRIQRVLSHCIRFADKCKKREVEHEQLTVHELENTLQRVIKNTQELYYAEEIKTLKSGKPLNGRSKLLNLLPYVDNHSILRVTGRLQNSDLTHDEKHPLIIPHKSKLSKLIIQHCHTKTLHGGIQQTLHYIKKRFWITHGKRVVREEINTCVKCKRYKAETAQQLMGSLPRARVNQAHPFANTGVDYAGPIKIIATKGRGYKSYKGYIAVFVCLATKAVHLEVVELCRNSKPVIPK